A region from the Kribbella shirazensis genome encodes:
- a CDS encoding potassium channel family protein, whose amino-acid sequence MRVAIAGAGNVGRSIAAELLENGHEVLLIDKDPRAIKAESVPRAEWLLADACELSSLEEAALQRCQVAIASTGDDKVNLVVSLLAKTEFGVPRTVARVNHPRNEWMFNEAWGVDVSVSTPRIMSALVEEAVSVGDLVRLFTFRQGDANLVELTLPEDSPMIGQRVGDIDWPLDTALVVILREGRVLRPDLEGTLELNDELLFVAADETEEQLEDMLSPHHRKAPEAQ is encoded by the coding sequence ATGCGGGTAGCCATCGCCGGAGCCGGGAACGTCGGTCGTTCGATCGCCGCCGAACTGCTGGAGAACGGCCACGAGGTGCTGCTGATCGACAAGGACCCGCGGGCGATCAAGGCCGAGTCGGTACCGCGCGCCGAGTGGCTGCTCGCCGACGCGTGCGAGCTGTCCTCGCTCGAAGAGGCAGCGCTGCAGCGCTGCCAGGTGGCGATCGCCAGCACCGGTGACGACAAGGTCAACCTGGTGGTCTCACTGCTCGCCAAGACCGAGTTCGGCGTCCCGCGGACCGTTGCCCGGGTCAACCATCCGCGCAACGAGTGGATGTTCAACGAGGCCTGGGGTGTCGACGTGTCGGTGTCCACACCGCGGATCATGTCGGCGCTGGTCGAGGAAGCGGTGTCGGTCGGCGACCTGGTCCGGCTGTTCACCTTCCGCCAGGGCGACGCGAACCTGGTCGAACTGACGCTGCCCGAGGACTCCCCGATGATTGGCCAGCGCGTCGGCGACATCGACTGGCCGCTGGACACCGCCCTGGTCGTCATCCTCCGCGAGGGCCGCGTACTGCGCCCCGACCTCGAAGGCACGCTCGAACTCAACGACGAACTGCTGTTCGTGGCAGCCGACGAGACCGAGGAACAACTCGAGGACATGCTGTCCCCGCACCACCGCAAGGCGCCGGAGGCGCAGTAA